One window of the Streptococcus hyointestinalis genome contains the following:
- a CDS encoding N-6 DNA methylase yields MEHLLEDGFKGGNILDPSMGTGIFFATMPEKIMSNSTLYGIELDTITGAIAKQLFPEATIKVQGFETVDFKDSPFDLVITNVPFGDFRIRDNENGKVYLIHDYFISKATRLVRDKGVVAVITSTGTVDKRTGSVLRELDANNIAFLGGVRLPNNAFRAIAGTTVTSDILFFQKNGLESNDELYFGLTKSDLDEEGRVFVNTYFRKEEGEENEQVLGNYTIRYFNGATLSLALLIAT; encoded by the coding sequence GTGGAGCATTTACTAGAAGATGGTTTCAAAGGTGGTAACATCCTAGACCCATCAATGGGTACTGGTATCTTCTTTGCAACGATGCCAGAAAAAATTATGTCTAACTCAACCCTATATGGGATAGAGTTAGATACTATTACTGGTGCTATTGCTAAACAACTGTTTCCAGAAGCAACCATCAAAGTCCAAGGCTTTGAAACGGTTGATTTTAAGGACAGCCCATTTGACCTTGTGATTACTAACGTTCCATTTGGAGACTTTCGTATCCGCGATAATGAAAACGGTAAGGTTTATCTCATCCACGATTACTTTATTTCTAAAGCTACTCGCTTGGTAAGAGATAAAGGAGTTGTAGCTGTCATTACATCTACAGGAACAGTTGATAAGAGAACAGGCTCAGTTCTACGTGAACTGGATGCTAACAACATCGCCTTTCTTGGTGGTGTACGCTTACCTAATAACGCTTTTCGTGCTATTGCAGGAACAACTGTAACAAGTGATATTCTATTCTTCCAAAAGAACGGTCTTGAATCAAACGATGAACTTTATTTCGGTTTAACAAAGAGTGATTTGGATGAAGAAGGACGAGTGTTCGTTAATACTTACTTCCGAAAAGAAGAAGGTGAAGAGAACGAACAAGTTCTTGGAAACTACACTATCCGCTACTTTAACGGAGCAACACTTTCTCTTGCTTTGCTGATAGCGACCTAA